CGCTGCACTGGCTGCCTCAAGGTCAATAGAGTCAGTGCCACGTCCGGATGTACTAACAACGACAACATTTTCACTAGATTTGATAGCCGTAGCCTACAACTTACTGGGGTATCAGACGAAAACAGCACTCGCGTCTTTAATTGCAGACATGATACGTGTCTCTGTAGCACCCTCCAAGATCATTAGATCGGTGAACTGAGCTAACAGATCTAGACCTGCTTGATGGTACATGGATGCCAAAATCAAGGTGCGGGGTTAACTGTGCATTTTAATTCCTCACCTTGAGCACTTGAGGCCTAATGATTTAAAAAAAGAACTAAAAGTTACTTACACTACCGTCCTCATGAAAATAAAAAGATCGCCATGCGTAGCGTTTGACATTGCTTAATTTTATTAATATCTCAGATTATCTGGGAAGTGCCGTCTTTCCCATCAAAAATTTATCAACGGCTCTCGCACACTGCCGTCCTTCGCGAATAGCCCAGACAACCAATGACTGGCCGCGGCGCATGTCACCTGCTGCAAATACCTTAGGGATAGCTGTCTGATAATCTTGTGTATTAGCCTCAACATTACCCCGCTCGTCTAAGGCCACACCCATTTCAGATAACATACCCTCATGTACGGGATGGACAAATCCCATGGCCAAGAGAACCAAATCAGCATCAAGCTCAAATTCACTGCCAGGTATTTCCTTCATATCTTTGTCCAGCCTGACGATACGAAGTTTTTCTACTTTACCCTCAGAACCTATGAACTCCTTTGTAGCAACGCTAAAGTCCCGCTCAGCGCCTTCTGCCTGACTTGATGACGTACGGTATTTTAACGGCCAAAAGGGCCAAGTCGTTCCTTTGTCTGGTGTCTCAGGAGGAATCGGCATAATTTCAAGTTGAGTTACTGACACAGCCCCCTGCCGAAAAGACGTTCCAATGCAATCCGACCCAGTATCGCCGCCGCCAATGACCACAACATTTTTACCTTCGGCTGTTATGGGCTTGACCAAACCCAATGGCTCTTTCCCTACCCGCCGATTTTGTTGCGGAAGAAAATCCATCGCAAACTCAATGCCATCTAATTTCCGCCCCGGAACAGGCAAGTCACGACCTTTTTCTGATCCACCGGTTAGGATTACAGCATCGAAGTCCTCTAATAATTTGTCAGAGTCAACATCTTGGCCGATGTGAGTATTCATACGAAAAATTACTCCTTCAGCTGCCATTTGTTCAACTCGCCTATCAATGAGATGTTTCTCCATCTTGAAATCTGGAATACCGTAACGCAGAAGACCGCCAGCCTTGGCAGACTTTTCAAAAAGTGTCACCTCGTGCCCCACGCGAGCGAGTTGCTGAGCGCAAGTCATGCCAGCCGGCCCAGACCCCACAACAGCAATCTTTTTGTCAGTTTTAATCTCTGGAACCTGTGGCTCAATCCACCCATTTTTCCAGCCTGTATCCACTATGGTACATTCGATTGTTTTAATTGTGACAGGGCTATCATTAATATTTAACGTACATGCCTCTTCACACGGAGCTGGACACACTCGACCAGTAAACTCCGGGAAGTTGTTGGTGGAATGAAGAACTTCTAATGCATCCCGCCATTGTTCCTTGTAAGCAAGATCATTCCAGTCAGGTATTATATTGTTAACAGGGCAACCATTATGACAATACGGTATACCGCAATCCATACACCGACTGCCTTGTTGCGCTACCTCGCGATTGTCCATGGGGATCAAAAATTCCCGAAAATGCCTTACACGGTCGCCCGCCGGCTCATATTTCCGGTCGTGACGGTCTATTTCAAGAAAGCCGGTTACTTTTCCCATAGCTACGCTCCCTCTGCAGTTAGATCTAGCTCTGGATCATTTCCCTGAGCTTGCTGCATTTCCTCTAGTGCACGACGGTAGTCAACAGGCATAACCTTAACGAACTTTGGAAGATACTCTTCCCAATTATCAAGTATGTGCCAAGCCCGTTCAGATCCGGCGTAATGAAGGTGTCTGCTTATCAGATGATGAATTCGCTTTGCGTCATTACGCGTCATGTCGTGCATGACATCCACACGCCCATGCGTTTCAAGGTCACCCCCTTGATGCGCTAACTTCTCCAACAACACTGCCTCTTCAGGAACAGGCTCAAGCTCTACCATAGCCATATTACAACGCAGATCAAAGTCTCCCAACTCATCCAAGACATAGGCGACGCCACCCGACATACCGGCAGCAAAATTGCGGCCCGTAGGACCAATTACAACGACCACACCGCCTGTCATGTATTCGCAACCATGATCGCCAACTCCCTCGACGACTGCTACTGCACCTGAATTACGGACTGCAAACCGTTCGCCCGCAACACCGCGAAAAAAACACTCGCCTTCGATAGCTCCGTAAAGAACTGTGTTACCAACGATTATGCTTTCCTCGGGAACGATTTTACATTCTTTAGGTGGCTTGACTATAAGCCTCCCGCCGCTGAGCCCTTTACCAACATAATCGTTAGCTTCACCGGTGAGTTCTATTTCAATTCCCTTCGCAAGAAAGGCGCCAAAACTTTGGCCTGCGATACCATGCAGTTTAATTTGTATGGTTTTGTCTTGTAACCCCTTGTGCCCATATCGTCTCGCAACCTCGCCAGACAGCATGGCGCCGGCAGA
This genomic stretch from Pseudomonadota bacterium harbors:
- a CDS encoding glutamate synthase subunit beta gives rise to the protein MGKVTGFLEIDRHDRKYEPAGDRVRHFREFLIPMDNREVAQQGSRCMDCGIPYCHNGCPVNNIIPDWNDLAYKEQWRDALEVLHSTNNFPEFTGRVCPAPCEEACTLNINDSPVTIKTIECTIVDTGWKNGWIEPQVPEIKTDKKIAVVGSGPAGMTCAQQLARVGHEVTLFEKSAKAGGLLRYGIPDFKMEKHLIDRRVEQMAAEGVIFRMNTHIGQDVDSDKLLEDFDAVILTGGSEKGRDLPVPGRKLDGIEFAMDFLPQQNRRVGKEPLGLVKPITAEGKNVVVIGGGDTGSDCIGTSFRQGAVSVTQLEIMPIPPETPDKGTTWPFWPLKYRTSSSQAEGAERDFSVATKEFIGSEGKVEKLRIVRLDKDMKEIPGSEFELDADLVLLAMGFVHPVHEGMLSEMGVALDERGNVEANTQDYQTAIPKVFAAGDMRRGQSLVVWAIREGRQCARAVDKFLMGKTALPR